The Caulobacter sp. FWC26 genome contains a region encoding:
- a CDS encoding tellurite resistance TerB family protein, which yields MSLNPIHAARARISETWTPAQLDQLDALVAVCALVARADGWVTPEERARMLERMRGLAALAVFGVDDALEAFEALERRFEQDPEGAQFEAEMAIRRLRGRDDAARAVVNAACVVATSDGGLDAEERDVLLRICGLLSLSPVQFDLIAERGRR from the coding sequence ATGTCCCTTAATCCCATCCATGCCGCGCGGGCGCGGATCAGCGAAACCTGGACGCCGGCACAGCTGGATCAATTGGACGCCCTCGTCGCGGTGTGCGCCCTGGTGGCGCGCGCCGACGGCTGGGTGACCCCGGAAGAACGCGCCCGCATGCTCGAGCGCATGCGCGGTCTGGCGGCCTTGGCGGTGTTCGGCGTCGACGACGCCTTGGAGGCGTTCGAGGCGCTCGAACGACGCTTCGAGCAGGATCCCGAAGGCGCCCAGTTCGAGGCTGAAATGGCGATCCGGCGGCTGCGCGGGCGAGACGACGCCGCCCGGGCGGTGGTCAACGCCGCCTGCGTCGTTGCTACGTCGGACGGCGGCCTCGACGCCGAGGAGAGAGACGTGCTGCTGCGGATCTGCGGCCTGCTGTCGCTCAGCCCCGTCCAGTTCGACCTCATCGCGGAGCGAGGCCGGCGATGA
- a CDS encoding TerC family protein, producing MNEIMDLLTAPIIGKPLWMWAGFIVGVLALLAFDLGLVPGRKRGPREIGVRDSLMMSLLYISLGLGFGGLVWMQLGATAGVEYLTGFVIEKSLAIDNVFVIALIFGFFAIPPALQHRVLFWGVLGVIILRGIMIGIGAALVSQFGWVLYIFAAFLILTGVKMLFAGDKPVDLNENPALKWLRRVLPVSDKLEGERFFVRGVDKRTGKMALLATPLFLALVLVELADLVFAVDSVPAIFAITTDPYIVYTSNIMAILGLRALYFALAAVLHRFAYLKQALAVLLVFIGGKIFIADALGWEKFPGGLSLSITFAILAAGIGWSLWKTRHPASAKALGGD from the coding sequence CTGAACGAGATCATGGACCTTCTGACCGCGCCGATCATCGGCAAACCTCTTTGGATGTGGGCCGGCTTCATCGTCGGCGTCCTCGCGTTGCTGGCTTTCGATCTGGGGCTCGTGCCGGGCCGAAAACGGGGACCCCGTGAAATCGGGGTCCGCGACAGCCTGATGATGTCGCTGCTCTATATCAGCCTCGGGCTCGGTTTCGGGGGTCTGGTCTGGATGCAATTGGGCGCCACGGCCGGCGTCGAATATCTGACCGGTTTCGTGATCGAGAAGAGTCTGGCGATCGACAACGTCTTCGTCATCGCCCTGATCTTCGGCTTCTTCGCCATTCCGCCGGCCTTGCAGCACCGGGTCCTGTTCTGGGGCGTGCTGGGCGTCATCATCCTGCGCGGGATCATGATCGGCATCGGCGCGGCTCTGGTCAGCCAGTTCGGCTGGGTGCTCTACATCTTCGCCGCCTTCCTGATCCTCACCGGCGTGAAGATGCTGTTCGCCGGGGACAAGCCGGTCGACCTCAACGAAAACCCCGCGCTGAAGTGGCTGCGGCGTGTCCTGCCGGTCAGCGACAAGCTGGAGGGCGAACGCTTCTTCGTGCGCGGCGTCGACAAGCGCACGGGCAAGATGGCGCTGCTGGCCACGCCGCTGTTCCTGGCCCTGGTGTTGGTCGAGCTGGCTGACCTCGTTTTCGCCGTCGACTCGGTGCCGGCGATCTTCGCCATCACCACCGACCCCTACATCGTCTACACCTCGAACATCATGGCGATCCTGGGCCTGCGGGCGCTGTACTTCGCGCTGGCCGCCGTGCTGCATCGCTTCGCCTATCTGAAGCAGGCCCTGGCCGTGCTGCTGGTGTTCATCGGCGGCAAGATCTTCATCGCCGACGCCCTGGGCTGGGAGAAGTTCCCCGGCGGCCTGTCGCTGTCGATCACCTTCGCCATCCTGGCGGCGGGCATTGGCTGGTCGCTGTGGAAGACGCGACATCCGGCTTCGGCCAAGGCGCTGGGCGGGGATTAA
- a CDS encoding trimeric intracellular cation channel family protein, translating into MDLQLDPLGTALFWLDYAAAAVFGATGALAAARRKHDIITFGFFAAITGVGGGTLRDLLIGAPVFWVQRPGYILACLMAATVVWLMGKRGWRFRALLWLDALGMAAYAVVGTAKALSLGVHPLSAVVMGVLTTAFGGVIRDVLAEEPNLLLRREIYITAALLGAGVFAALKLLGAPFWPAGIAGFVAAFGLRACALKFGWSLPGFAGGEAPGDLRQ; encoded by the coding sequence ATGGACTTGCAGCTTGACCCGCTCGGAACTGCCCTTTTCTGGCTCGACTACGCCGCTGCGGCGGTTTTCGGGGCAACCGGCGCCCTCGCGGCGGCGCGTCGCAAGCATGACATCATCACGTTCGGATTCTTCGCCGCCATCACCGGCGTGGGCGGCGGCACCCTGCGGGACCTCCTGATCGGCGCGCCGGTCTTCTGGGTGCAGCGTCCCGGCTACATCCTGGCCTGTCTGATGGCCGCCACCGTGGTCTGGCTGATGGGCAAGCGCGGCTGGCGGTTCCGGGCCCTGCTCTGGCTCGACGCGCTGGGCATGGCGGCCTACGCCGTGGTCGGTACGGCCAAGGCCCTGAGCCTGGGCGTCCACCCCCTGAGCGCGGTGGTGATGGGCGTGCTGACCACCGCCTTCGGCGGGGTGATCCGCGACGTGCTGGCCGAGGAGCCGAACCTCCTCCTGCGCCGCGAAATCTATATCACCGCCGCCCTGCTGGGCGCGGGGGTCTTCGCCGCGCTGAAACTGCTGGGCGCGCCGTTCTGGCCCGCCGGGATCGCGGGGTTCGTCGCGGCGTTCGGCCTGCGGGCCTGCGCGTTGAAGTTCGGCTGGAGCTTACCGGGCTTCGCCGGCGGCGAAGCTCCGGGCGACCTGCGTCAGTAG
- a CDS encoding potassium channel family protein — translation MHRDEQRAGETMGETEQTDLRLRARLRALYHGASPTAVRFRYAIILIDLAIIAFFIAAPLMQRHGLTFYLIDYGVAAFLGLDLAARAIAHGDLKSWLRKPIVWVDLFVLATLLFPAWLFNFGFLRVVRLWTLIHSEFFWRTVGRRYDDTRVEDITRAASSLLTFVFVVTGFVYTSFVGRHDGIAGYVDALYFTVTSLTTTGYGDVTLPGVWGKLLSMAVMLGGVSLFIGLIQSILRPHKVVHPCPDCGLRRHDPDAVHCKACGRLLNIPDDGV, via the coding sequence ATGCACCGCGACGAACAGCGCGCCGGAGAGACCATGGGCGAGACCGAGCAGACCGATCTGCGACTCCGCGCCCGACTGAGGGCGCTTTATCATGGCGCGTCGCCCACGGCGGTGCGCTTCCGCTACGCGATCATCCTGATCGACCTGGCGATCATCGCCTTTTTTATCGCCGCGCCGCTGATGCAGCGTCATGGGTTGACCTTCTACCTGATCGACTATGGCGTCGCCGCCTTCCTGGGCCTGGACCTTGCCGCGCGCGCCATAGCGCACGGGGATCTGAAGTCGTGGCTGAGGAAACCGATCGTGTGGGTGGACCTGTTTGTCCTCGCGACCCTGCTTTTTCCGGCGTGGTTGTTTAATTTCGGCTTCCTGCGCGTCGTTCGCCTGTGGACGCTGATCCACAGCGAGTTCTTTTGGCGCACGGTCGGGCGCCGCTACGACGACACCCGCGTGGAGGACATCACGCGGGCCGCCAGTTCGCTTCTGACGTTCGTGTTTGTGGTCACGGGCTTCGTCTACACCAGCTTCGTCGGTCGTCACGACGGCATCGCGGGCTATGTGGACGCGCTCTATTTCACCGTCACCAGCCTGACCACGACGGGCTACGGCGATGTGACGCTACCCGGCGTCTGGGGCAAGCTGCTGTCCATGGCCGTCATGCTGGGCGGCGTATCCCTGTTCATCGGTCTGATCCAGTCGATCCTCCGCCCGCACAAGGTCGTCCATCCCTGCCCCGACTGCGGCCTTCGTCGGCACGATCCAGACGCGGTTCACTGCAAGGCCTGCGGCAGGCTGTTGAACATTCCCGACGACGGGGTGTGA
- a CDS encoding prolyl oligopeptidase family protein: MRKSLLALLATTSLMTLTPAFAADTAKPATEARTPLAELGKDDPYIWMEEIEGTRAMDWAKAQNARSLPVLQGDARYADLESKALAILNAKDRVPGVSFAGDGSLRNFWQDKDHVRGVWRKTTLDSYRTAEPAWETILDIDALAKAENANWVFKGASCLPPDDARCLVTLSNGGKDAVTVREFDTVTKSFVPGGFALPEGKQNYTWLDKDTLLVGREWTPGELTKSGYAYVLKTLKRGQALDQAKEVYRGVETDVSVSPFVLRDADGKVVAVMATRGVTFFETETYLIEGDKPVKLDLPLKSSIQGYVDGQMVVLMEQDWPAKGFKTGDLISFDLAKLKAAPDKAVATLVLRPTARQSVEQVQTTRTKLVVGMLDNVKGAAKVFTHGPKGWTAQTLDLPANSSIGLGSSDEKGERLFVTVTGYLTPTTYWLADAGSLKLEQIKASPARFDASTHVVEQFEATSTDGTKIPYFVVRPKDVKYDGSAPTLLYAYGGFQVPMTPGYSGVMGKLWLERGGVYVVANIRGGGEFGPAWHEAGLKANRQKVYDDFFAVSQDLITRKITSPRRLGIMGGSNGGLLMGVALTQRPDLYNAIVVQVPLFDMIRYSQLGAGASWVGEYGDPAIPSERAVIAKYDPYSNLKAGQKYPEVFIETSTKDDRVHPAHARKAAARLMELGYPVLYYENIDGGHAGAANLAETARRQALEYVYLTRRLMD; encoded by the coding sequence ATGCGTAAGTCGCTGCTTGCCCTCCTCGCCACCACGAGTCTGATGACCCTCACCCCTGCGTTCGCTGCCGACACCGCAAAGCCCGCCACCGAGGCCCGTACCCCCCTGGCGGAGCTGGGCAAGGACGATCCGTACATCTGGATGGAGGAGATCGAAGGGACGCGCGCCATGGACTGGGCCAAGGCCCAGAACGCCCGCTCGCTGCCAGTGCTGCAGGGCGACGCCCGCTATGCGGACCTTGAGTCCAAGGCGCTGGCGATCCTGAACGCCAAGGACCGGGTGCCCGGCGTGTCGTTCGCCGGGGACGGCTCTCTGCGCAACTTCTGGCAAGACAAGGACCACGTGCGTGGGGTCTGGCGGAAGACGACCCTCGACAGCTACCGCACCGCCGAGCCCGCCTGGGAAACGATCCTGGACATCGACGCCCTGGCCAAGGCCGAGAACGCCAACTGGGTGTTCAAGGGCGCCAGCTGCCTGCCCCCGGACGACGCCCGCTGCCTGGTGACGCTCTCGAACGGCGGCAAGGACGCCGTGACGGTCCGTGAGTTCGACACCGTCACCAAGAGCTTCGTGCCGGGCGGATTCGCGCTGCCGGAAGGCAAGCAGAACTACACCTGGCTGGACAAGGACACCCTGCTGGTCGGCCGCGAATGGACGCCCGGCGAGCTGACCAAGTCGGGCTACGCCTATGTGCTGAAGACGCTCAAGCGCGGACAGGCCCTGGATCAGGCCAAGGAAGTCTATCGCGGCGTCGAGACCGACGTTTCTGTCAGCCCGTTCGTGCTCCGTGACGCCGACGGCAAGGTCGTGGCGGTGATGGCCACGCGGGGCGTCACCTTCTTCGAGACCGAGACCTATCTGATCGAGGGCGACAAGCCCGTGAAGCTCGACCTGCCGCTCAAGAGCTCGATCCAGGGCTATGTCGACGGCCAGATGGTCGTCCTGATGGAGCAGGACTGGCCGGCCAAGGGCTTCAAGACCGGCGACCTGATCAGCTTCGACCTCGCCAAGCTGAAGGCCGCGCCGGACAAGGCGGTCGCCACGCTAGTGCTGCGGCCCACCGCCCGTCAGTCGGTGGAGCAGGTCCAGACCACCCGCACCAAACTGGTTGTCGGCATGCTCGATAACGTCAAGGGCGCGGCCAAGGTGTTCACCCACGGCCCCAAAGGCTGGACAGCGCAGACCCTGGACCTGCCCGCCAACAGCTCGATCGGCCTGGGGTCATCGGACGAGAAGGGCGAGCGTCTGTTCGTCACCGTCACGGGCTACCTGACGCCGACCACCTACTGGCTGGCCGACGCCGGGTCTCTGAAGCTGGAACAGATCAAGGCCTCGCCGGCCCGTTTCGACGCCTCGACCCACGTGGTCGAGCAGTTCGAGGCCACCAGCACCGACGGAACCAAGATCCCCTACTTCGTCGTGCGGCCGAAAGACGTGAAGTACGACGGCTCAGCCCCGACCCTGCTCTACGCCTATGGCGGCTTCCAGGTGCCGATGACGCCTGGCTATTCGGGCGTGATGGGCAAGCTGTGGCTGGAGCGCGGCGGCGTCTATGTCGTGGCCAATATCCGGGGCGGCGGCGAGTTCGGCCCGGCCTGGCACGAGGCGGGGCTGAAGGCCAATCGCCAGAAGGTCTATGACGACTTCTTCGCGGTCTCGCAGGACCTGATCACCCGCAAGATCACCTCGCCGCGCCGCCTGGGGATCATGGGCGGCAGCAATGGCGGCCTCCTGATGGGCGTGGCCCTGACCCAGCGGCCCGACCTCTACAACGCCATCGTCGTGCAGGTGCCGCTGTTCGACATGATCCGCTACAGCCAGCTCGGCGCGGGCGCCTCGTGGGTAGGCGAGTACGGCGATCCGGCTATTCCCTCGGAACGCGCCGTCATCGCCAAGTACGATCCGTACTCAAACCTCAAGGCCGGCCAGAAGTATCCCGAGGTGTTCATCGAGACCTCGACCAAGGACGATCGCGTCCACCCCGCCCACGCCCGCAAGGCCGCAGCGCGGCTGATGGAGCTGGGCTATCCGGTGCTCTACTACGAGAACATCGACGGCGGTCACGCGGGGGCCGCCAACCTCGCGGAGACGGCGCGCCGTCAGGCCTTGGAGTATGTCTATCTGACGCGCAGGCTGATGGACTGA
- a CDS encoding prolyl oligopeptidase family protein, giving the protein MTLLRTCSAIALAAILSTGSATTALAQDSDPHLALEAVESPEALAWVKAQNDKTLPLLSGDPRFAGLQADALKILSAKDRIAMPNFVGKTVFNFWQDQTHVRGIWRRTSLESYKSADPQWETVIDLDALAAAEGKNWIWKGADCRPKTHDRCLVNLSNGGKDAVTVREFDLVTKTFVDPSAGGFVLPESKQSIEWLDPDTLILTRDWGPGTTTDSGYGMVVKTLKRDQALDQAVEIYRGRKSDVSVRPNVLRDAKGRRVVLIEQATDFFNSLYFQWTPEGLAQLPLPKQGGVIGMLDGALVVKTEEPWTFAGVAIPAGSLALVSPERLRPSSEIVTSNGCNPCAILSPGPRQSIAQATVTDNRVVAVVYDNVRGSLVSLENRGERGVVKTSLPVIDNAAVTLGSHSDEGDLVFYTDEGFATPTQLKLADATGTTAQTVKAQPAQFDASKLEVEQKVATSKDGTKIPYFLIHPKGHKHDGKNPTLLHAYGGFNLSKLPVYDPLIGKLWLERGGSYAVANIRGGGEFGPGWHQAALKANRQRAYDDYFAVAEDLIAKKITSPRHLGAYGRSNGGLLMGVAMTQRPDLWNAVVVESPLLDMIRYTQLPAGASWIGEYGDPAIPAERAWIEKYSPYQNLKAGVKYPLAYITTSTKDDRVHPGHARKFAARLDDLKVDNLYFENTDGGHANGADPKANARRWALHYTYLSRQLMDH; this is encoded by the coding sequence ATGACCCTTCTCCGCACCTGCTCCGCGATCGCCCTGGCCGCGATCCTTTCCACCGGCTCGGCCACGACGGCCTTGGCGCAAGACAGCGATCCCCACCTTGCCCTCGAGGCCGTCGAGAGCCCCGAAGCCCTCGCCTGGGTGAAGGCGCAGAACGACAAGACGCTGCCGCTGCTGTCCGGCGATCCGCGCTTCGCGGGCCTGCAGGCCGACGCCCTGAAAATCCTGTCCGCCAAGGACCGCATCGCCATGCCGAACTTCGTCGGCAAGACGGTGTTCAACTTCTGGCAGGACCAGACCCATGTGCGCGGGATCTGGCGGCGCACCAGCCTTGAGTCCTACAAGTCGGCCGATCCCCAATGGGAGACGGTGATCGACCTCGACGCCCTGGCCGCCGCCGAGGGCAAGAACTGGATCTGGAAGGGCGCCGACTGCCGGCCCAAGACCCATGACCGGTGCCTGGTGAACCTGTCCAATGGCGGCAAGGACGCGGTCACCGTCCGCGAGTTCGACCTCGTGACCAAGACCTTCGTCGATCCCTCGGCCGGCGGCTTCGTCCTGCCCGAGAGCAAGCAGTCAATCGAGTGGCTGGATCCCGACACCCTGATCCTGACCCGCGACTGGGGTCCGGGCACAACCACCGACAGCGGCTATGGCATGGTGGTCAAGACGCTGAAGCGCGATCAGGCCCTGGACCAGGCGGTCGAGATCTATCGCGGTCGGAAGAGCGATGTGTCCGTGCGTCCGAACGTGTTGCGCGACGCCAAAGGTCGTCGCGTCGTGCTGATCGAGCAGGCGACCGACTTCTTCAACAGTCTCTATTTCCAGTGGACGCCCGAGGGCTTGGCCCAGCTGCCGCTGCCCAAGCAGGGCGGCGTCATCGGCATGCTGGATGGCGCGCTGGTCGTGAAGACCGAGGAGCCCTGGACCTTCGCCGGCGTCGCCATTCCGGCCGGCAGCCTGGCCCTGGTCTCGCCTGAGCGCCTGCGTCCGAGCAGCGAGATCGTGACGTCCAACGGCTGCAACCCCTGCGCCATTCTCTCACCGGGTCCGCGCCAGTCGATCGCCCAGGCCACTGTCACCGACAACCGCGTGGTCGCCGTCGTCTATGACAACGTCCGGGGCTCGCTGGTCAGTCTGGAGAACCGGGGCGAGCGCGGGGTGGTCAAGACCAGCCTGCCCGTCATCGACAACGCCGCCGTGACCCTCGGCTCGCATTCCGACGAAGGCGATCTGGTCTTCTACACCGATGAAGGCTTCGCCACCCCGACGCAGCTGAAACTGGCCGACGCCACGGGAACCACCGCCCAGACGGTGAAGGCCCAGCCGGCCCAGTTCGACGCCAGCAAGCTGGAGGTCGAGCAGAAGGTCGCCACCTCCAAGGACGGGACCAAAATCCCCTACTTCCTGATCCATCCCAAGGGCCACAAGCACGACGGCAAGAACCCGACGTTGCTGCACGCCTATGGCGGCTTCAACCTCTCGAAGCTCCCCGTCTATGACCCGCTGATCGGCAAGCTGTGGCTGGAGCGCGGCGGCAGCTACGCCGTCGCCAATATCCGCGGCGGCGGCGAGTTCGGTCCCGGCTGGCACCAGGCGGCGCTGAAAGCCAATCGCCAGCGCGCCTATGACGACTATTTCGCCGTGGCCGAGGATCTGATCGCCAAGAAGATCACCTCGCCCCGTCACCTCGGAGCTTATGGCCGCTCGAACGGCGGCCTCCTGATGGGCGTGGCCATGACCCAGCGGCCCGACCTCTGGAACGCGGTGGTCGTGGAAAGCCCGCTGCTGGACATGATCCGCTACACCCAGCTGCCCGCCGGAGCCTCGTGGATCGGCGAGTACGGCGACCCGGCCATCCCGGCCGAGCGCGCCTGGATCGAGAAGTACAGCCCCTATCAGAATCTCAAGGCCGGCGTGAAGTACCCGCTGGCCTACATCACGACCTCGACCAAGGACGACCGCGTCCATCCGGGCCACGCCCGCAAGTTCGCCGCGCGTCTGGACGACCTGAAGGTCGACAACCTCTATTTCGAGAACACCGACGGCGGCCACGCCAATGGGGCCGACCCCAAGGCCAACGCCCGTCGCTGGGCCCTGCACTACACCTACCTGTCGCGCCAGTTGATGGATCACTAA
- the mtaB gene encoding tRNA (N(6)-L-threonylcarbamoyladenosine(37)-C(2))-methylthiotransferase MtaB — protein sequence MANYTLIKAAPKPKPEAGEEGGPATTLSGPDGVDVVTFGCRLNAYESEAMRARAQADGLSDAVVFNTCAVTNEAVRQARQAIRKARRERPGARIIVTGCAAQVDPAAFAAMPEVDLVLGNAEKAAPGALTDTSARVRVNDIMSIKETAGHLIDGLKDRARAYVEVQNGCDHRCTFCIIPYGRGNSRSAPAGEVVEQVRKLAAEGYREVVLTGVDVTSWGADLPGQPTLGQLVGRILRMVPDLPRLRLSSIDAAEIDPDLFKLLETEPRLMPYLHLSLQAGDNLILKRMKRRHSREDALKLVAEVRRVRPDTAFGADLIAGFPTETDEAFENTLKLVEEAGLAFLHVFPYSARPGTPAARMPPVKGPVIKDRARRLREAGQRGLERHLQAQVGRTLSGLVERPGVARAEDFTEIAFEGAATPGAITAFKVVGHDGARALAELVEGAA from the coding sequence ATGGCCAACTATACCCTCATCAAGGCCGCTCCGAAGCCCAAGCCAGAGGCCGGCGAGGAGGGCGGACCGGCGACCACGCTCTCCGGCCCGGACGGCGTCGACGTCGTCACCTTCGGCTGCCGCCTGAACGCCTATGAAAGCGAGGCCATGCGCGCGCGCGCCCAGGCCGACGGACTGTCGGACGCGGTGGTGTTCAACACCTGCGCCGTGACCAACGAGGCCGTGCGCCAGGCGCGCCAGGCGATCCGCAAGGCGCGTCGCGAGCGGCCCGGCGCGCGGATCATCGTCACCGGCTGCGCCGCCCAGGTGGATCCCGCCGCCTTCGCCGCCATGCCCGAGGTCGACCTCGTGCTCGGCAACGCCGAGAAGGCCGCGCCCGGCGCCCTGACCGACACCTCGGCTCGCGTGCGGGTCAACGACATCATGTCGATCAAGGAGACCGCCGGTCACCTGATCGACGGCCTGAAGGACCGGGCTCGCGCCTATGTCGAAGTCCAGAACGGCTGCGATCACCGCTGCACCTTCTGCATCATCCCCTATGGCCGGGGAAACTCGCGCTCGGCCCCGGCCGGCGAGGTCGTCGAGCAGGTCCGAAAGCTGGCCGCCGAGGGCTATCGCGAGGTCGTGCTGACCGGCGTCGACGTCACGTCCTGGGGCGCGGACCTTCCGGGCCAGCCCACCCTGGGCCAGCTGGTCGGCCGCATCCTGCGGATGGTTCCGGACCTGCCGCGACTGCGCCTGTCGTCAATCGACGCGGCCGAGATCGATCCGGATCTCTTCAAGCTGCTCGAGACCGAGCCGCGCCTGATGCCCTATCTGCACCTGTCGTTGCAGGCCGGCGACAACCTGATCCTCAAGCGCATGAAGCGCCGCCACAGCCGCGAGGACGCGCTGAAGCTGGTCGCCGAGGTGCGCCGCGTGCGCCCCGACACCGCCTTCGGCGCCGACCTGATCGCCGGCTTCCCGACCGAGACCGACGAGGCCTTCGAGAACACGTTGAAGCTCGTCGAGGAGGCGGGCCTGGCCTTCCTGCACGTCTTCCCCTACAGCGCCCGCCCCGGCACGCCGGCCGCGCGGATGCCGCCCGTGAAGGGGCCGGTGATCAAGGACCGCGCCCGCCGCCTGCGCGAGGCCGGGCAGCGCGGTCTCGAGCGCCATCTTCAGGCCCAGGTCGGTCGCACCCTGTCGGGCCTGGTCGAGCGTCCGGGTGTGGCGCGCGCCGAGGACTTCACCGAGATCGCTTTCGAAGGCGCGGCGACCCCGGGCGCCATCACGGCCTTCAAGGTCGTCGGCCACGACGGCGCTCGCGCCCTCGCCGAGTTGGTCGAGGGCGCGGCCTGA
- a CDS encoding GNAT family N-acetyltransferase translates to MPIEIVKALDLSAADLARWTQLRRGQTRLDSPFLSPQWTLSVARAQADKSDQVRVAIERAPGGEAMAFLPVRVRQDVAMPVGAPMCDYQALISAPGVTMDPRDLLHALGVGRIDFCHMMADDETLGRHARGQTDSWMVELPHGYDAYASERRASGIGVLKDIDKKRRKAEREVGPCRFTAMSSSQAAFDQLIAWKRVQLLLTHQTDLFKAPWVHRLLDDLFERRDPDFGGGLYTLHLGERLAAVHFHLRGEHTIHGWLIAHNPDLERYSPGMMLFQDILKSMDGTPYTRLDLGTGDYRFKRELSNARQRVVFGFLGSPSVPSLVRHAVYGVRSVAEALPLGRISELPGKAMRRIDLLRGLH, encoded by the coding sequence TTGCCCATAGAAATCGTCAAAGCCCTGGATCTCTCCGCCGCCGACCTTGCGCGGTGGACGCAGCTGCGCCGGGGCCAGACGCGGCTGGACTCTCCCTTTCTGTCGCCGCAATGGACGCTGTCGGTCGCCCGCGCGCAGGCCGACAAAAGTGACCAGGTGAGGGTCGCCATCGAGCGCGCCCCTGGGGGGGAGGCCATGGCCTTCCTTCCGGTGCGTGTCCGTCAGGACGTGGCGATGCCCGTCGGCGCGCCGATGTGCGACTATCAGGCCCTGATCTCCGCGCCCGGCGTCACCATGGACCCGCGCGACCTGTTGCACGCGCTCGGCGTGGGCCGGATCGACTTCTGTCACATGATGGCCGACGACGAGACTCTGGGTCGCCACGCGCGCGGCCAGACCGACAGCTGGATGGTGGAGCTGCCCCACGGTTATGACGCCTACGCCAGCGAGCGACGGGCCTCCGGCATCGGCGTCCTCAAGGATATCGACAAGAAGCGCCGCAAGGCCGAGCGTGAAGTGGGCCCGTGTCGGTTCACGGCGATGTCCAGCAGCCAGGCCGCCTTCGACCAGTTGATCGCTTGGAAACGCGTGCAACTGCTGCTGACCCACCAGACCGACCTCTTCAAGGCCCCCTGGGTCCACAGGCTTCTGGACGACCTCTTCGAGCGGCGCGATCCCGACTTCGGCGGCGGACTCTACACCCTGCATCTGGGCGAGCGGCTGGCGGCGGTGCACTTTCACCTGCGCGGCGAGCACACCATCCACGGCTGGCTGATCGCCCACAACCCCGACCTTGAGCGCTATTCGCCGGGCATGATGCTGTTCCAGGACATTCTCAAGAGCATGGACGGCACGCCCTACACCCGACTGGATCTCGGAACCGGCGACTACCGCTTCAAGCGCGAACTCTCCAACGCCCGTCAGCGCGTGGTGTTCGGCTTCCTGGGATCGCCCTCGGTGCCGAGCCTAGTGCGACACGCCGTCTATGGCGTCCGCAGCGTGGCCGAGGCCCTGCCGCTGGGCCGGATTTCCGAACTGCCTGGCAAGGCGATGCGGCGGATCGACCTGCTGCGCGGCCTGCACTGA
- the dapF gene encoding diaminopimelate epimerase, translating into MSRTFLKMNGLGNDFVVIQTLTERFDPTPEQIRAIAKRDGGIGCDQVIAIDPPKAPGASAYVRFWNADGEEAGACGNGTRCVAWLLMQSADKDAVAFDTVAGRLSGKAAGDRLVTVDMGPPGLDWTQIPLSEEMNTERVELQVGPIDAPLVHTPVCVSMGNPHVVFFVDAPVTDDFARGTGSLVEHHPLFPEGVNVGFAHVAARDHIRLKVWERGAGLTQACGTGACAAQVAAVRRGLTDRTARVEFETGSLTIEWRESDGHVIMTGPITMEYAGKLPESVAA; encoded by the coding sequence ATGAGCCGCACCTTCCTGAAGATGAACGGGCTGGGCAACGACTTCGTCGTCATCCAGACCCTCACCGAGCGCTTCGACCCGACGCCCGAGCAGATCCGCGCGATCGCCAAGCGCGACGGGGGGATCGGCTGTGACCAGGTGATCGCCATCGATCCGCCCAAGGCGCCGGGCGCCTCGGCCTATGTGCGGTTCTGGAATGCTGACGGGGAAGAAGCCGGCGCCTGCGGCAACGGCACGCGCTGCGTCGCCTGGCTGCTGATGCAGTCGGCCGACAAGGACGCGGTGGCCTTCGACACCGTGGCCGGGCGTCTGTCGGGCAAGGCCGCTGGCGACAGGCTGGTGACGGTCGACATGGGGCCGCCGGGCCTGGACTGGACGCAGATTCCGCTCTCCGAGGAGATGAACACCGAGCGGGTCGAGCTGCAGGTTGGTCCAATCGATGCGCCGCTGGTCCACACGCCCGTCTGCGTCTCGATGGGCAATCCGCACGTGGTGTTCTTCGTCGACGCGCCGGTCACCGACGACTTCGCACGCGGGACGGGGAGCCTCGTCGAGCATCACCCGCTGTTCCCGGAAGGCGTCAATGTCGGTTTCGCGCATGTCGCCGCGCGCGACCATATCCGCCTGAAGGTCTGGGAGCGCGGCGCGGGTCTGACGCAGGCTTGCGGCACCGGCGCCTGCGCCGCCCAGGTCGCCGCCGTGCGTCGGGGTCTGACCGACCGCACGGCGCGGGTCGAGTTCGAGACGGGGTCGCTGACCATTGAGTGGCGCGAGAGCGACGGTCACGTGATCATGACCGGTCCTATCACCATGGAATACGCCGGCAAGCTGCCGGAGTCGGTCGCCGCTTAG